A window from Kovacikia minuta CCNUW1 encodes these proteins:
- a CDS encoding CHAT domain-containing protein has product MKIWQQATETYGRAGDRPREIGSRINQAQALKALGNYRLALEILQQLDAEVPLQPPTLEKAQILRSRGDLYRAIGELAQANESLQTSLEVAKALKSERDIGATYLSLGIRERAEISKTPLPEPREAEKWMKLQQQVIKALEYFQQPEATIDPMTKVQAELNQISLLVDTLLKFNNFLSAAIVPFKALPPDFLRYFLNDSIRQPQAFPGSEPAKVKILKDQTAQLTEALVKLLAQDRPQLNQLTSGSVAVNARINFAQSLTKLKQVADSAEQADDRLNALLKAARKTQKQSMPNPNSKTLQDSFTVAAIADQSNSTHSPFLSKAVRQTLRTEANAAFGRACSVLEQAITEAQAIGNKRAEAAAQTALAELYGVEAAAHKQPERWSKVEALSRRAVALAQESNAADIGYRAQWQLARALINQGTKTVEARATCRAAAVTLQSLRRDLVAIDQDVQFTFRDSVDPFYRECAATLLPSEEEYKNQEQDAVQQNLEDARQLIESLQLAELDNFFREACLEGQKVPIDQIVGSKENPKTAFIYSIVLPNQQIGVIAKLPGQENAKKLHYYAPPLLNNEDIPKTLSALRRELTDDNSSSEQIKETSKNVYRWLIQPLKDQGQLNTDSVDTLVFVLDEIFRNIPMAVLSDENGRFLIQDYAIAVSPGLQLVAPKPIGQEKLSLLTAGLGSVPENERFAPLPYIKEELDLLEQAKIVTRSLRDKDFKKKGFAEAINASPFNVVHLATHGEFSSRKEDTFILTDDGRLYLDQFSDILRSRSRNRSEAIELLVLSACRTAEGDNRAALGLAGIALKAGVRSTLASLWTVSDETTPTLMNQFYAELQSGTQTHAEPMTKAKALQKAQLKLLDRSPYYWSPYILVGNWL; this is encoded by the coding sequence TTGAAAATTTGGCAGCAGGCGACGGAAACCTATGGGCGGGCGGGCGATCGCCCCCGGGAAATTGGCAGTCGAATTAACCAGGCACAGGCACTGAAAGCATTAGGAAACTATCGTCTGGCGTTGGAGATCTTGCAGCAGTTGGATGCAGAGGTGCCGTTGCAACCTCCTACGCTTGAGAAAGCCCAAATTTTGCGATCGCGGGGGGACCTGTATCGAGCGATCGGGGAACTGGCTCAAGCCAATGAATCGTTACAAACAAGCCTTGAAGTTGCTAAAGCCTTAAAATCCGAGCGGGATATCGGTGCGACCTATCTCAGCTTGGGAATTCGCGAGCGGGCTGAAATTAGCAAGACGCCGCTCCCAGAACCACGTGAAGCCGAGAAGTGGATGAAACTTCAGCAGCAGGTGATCAAAGCTCTCGAATATTTTCAGCAGCCTGAGGCAACGATCGATCCCATGACAAAAGTGCAAGCAGAATTGAATCAAATCAGCCTGTTGGTAGATACCCTACTCAAATTTAATAATTTTTTAAGTGCTGCAATTGTTCCATTTAAAGCCCTTCCACCCGATTTCCTGAGATACTTCCTGAACGATTCTATCCGGCAACCTCAAGCATTCCCTGGATCTGAACCTGCAAAAGTCAAGATTCTCAAGGATCAAACGGCTCAGTTGACTGAGGCTTTAGTGAAATTGCTGGCTCAAGACCGTCCTCAATTGAATCAACTTACTTCCGGTTCGGTGGCGGTGAATGCCCGGATTAACTTTGCTCAAAGCCTGACGAAATTGAAACAGGTTGCCGACTCAGCGGAACAGGCAGACGATCGATTGAATGCGCTCCTGAAAGCAGCCAGAAAAACGCAAAAACAGTCGATGCCAAATCCAAACAGCAAAACCTTGCAGGACTCGTTTACGGTTGCGGCGATCGCTGATCAATCTAACTCGACCCATTCTCCTTTTTTATCCAAAGCGGTGCGGCAGACGTTGCGAACCGAGGCAAATGCCGCTTTTGGTAGAGCTTGCAGTGTGCTCGAACAAGCCATTACAGAGGCTCAGGCGATCGGCAACAAACGGGCGGAAGCCGCCGCTCAGACTGCCCTGGCAGAGTTGTATGGTGTGGAAGCCGCCGCGCACAAACAGCCTGAACGCTGGTCAAAGGTGGAAGCATTATCCAGACGGGCAGTGGCTTTAGCACAGGAAAGTAACGCAGCAGATATTGGCTACCGTGCTCAGTGGCAACTGGCACGAGCACTGATCAATCAGGGGACGAAAACGGTTGAAGCACGGGCGACCTGTCGGGCTGCTGCCGTCACTCTCCAGTCTCTTCGTCGCGATCTGGTGGCGATCGATCAGGATGTGCAGTTTACCTTCAGGGACAGTGTAGACCCGTTTTATCGGGAGTGTGCTGCCACATTACTGCCCTCTGAGGAAGAATATAAGAATCAGGAGCAGGATGCCGTTCAGCAGAACCTGGAGGATGCCCGCCAACTGATTGAGTCCTTACAGCTTGCAGAACTGGATAATTTCTTTCGCGAAGCTTGTCTGGAGGGTCAGAAGGTTCCGATCGATCAGATCGTAGGAAGCAAAGAAAACCCCAAAACGGCTTTTATTTATTCGATTGTGCTGCCCAACCAGCAAATCGGTGTAATCGCCAAACTTCCCGGTCAGGAAAATGCAAAGAAACTGCATTACTATGCACCACCACTACTTAACAATGAAGACATCCCAAAGACTCTATCTGCGTTGCGAAGGGAGCTTACGGATGACAATAGTTCTTCCGAACAGATCAAGGAAACTTCCAAAAATGTCTACCGCTGGTTGATCCAACCGCTTAAAGATCAAGGTCAGTTGAATACCGATTCCGTAGACACGCTGGTGTTTGTCCTGGATGAAATCTTTCGCAACATCCCGATGGCAGTGCTGTCTGATGAAAACGGCAGGTTTTTGATTCAGGATTATGCGATCGCAGTCAGCCCAGGACTGCAATTGGTCGCGCCCAAACCGATCGGGCAGGAGAAACTGAGTTTGCTCACTGCCGGACTGGGAAGTGTTCCTGAAAACGAGCGGTTTGCCCCACTCCCGTACATTAAAGAAGAGTTAGATCTTCTGGAACAAGCTAAGATTGTTACCCGATCGTTGCGAGACAAAGACTTTAAGAAAAAGGGATTTGCAGAAGCAATTAACGCCAGCCCATTTAATGTGGTGCATTTAGCAACGCATGGAGAGTTTAGCTCTCGTAAAGAAGACACGTTTATTCTTACAGATGATGGTCGATTGTACCTCGATCAGTTCAGTGACATTCTGCGTAGCCGCTCGCGCAATCGTTCAGAGGCGATCGAGTTACTGGTTTTGAGTGCCTGTAGAACCGCAGAAGGGGATAATCGTGCAGCATTGGGTTTGGCAGGCATCGCGCTAAAAGCAGGAGTTCGTAGTACACTGGCATCCCTGTGGACGGTCAGTGATGAGACAACTCCTACATTAATGAACCAGTTCTACGCTGAATTACAGAGCGGCACACAGACCCATGCCGAACCCATGACAAAAGCTAAAGCACTCCAGAAAGCCCAGCTAAAACTCCTGGATAGGTCACCCTACTACTGGTCGCCCTACATCTTAGTTGGTAACTGGCTATAA
- a CDS encoding PPC domain-containing protein, protein MPVTTASYFDTYQFEGKAGQSVMIRMDSKAFAPFLMLLGPDGKKIAIDENTPNDDYAAIAQQLPANGTYRLIANSRAEKQKGAYTVSVTPLILLRHGELATGNRKLKNGALYQDYDFQAKANQTIKIVTYSPDFAPYLVLLNADGKVIDESRGSAHDKDSASLWITLPRAGSYKVAVMTQKPGAEGKYSLMVQ, encoded by the coding sequence TTGCCTGTAACCACGGCGAGTTACTTTGATACCTATCAGTTTGAGGGCAAAGCGGGTCAATCCGTTATGATTCGGATGGACAGCAAAGCGTTCGCTCCCTTTCTGATGCTGCTGGGACCGGATGGCAAGAAAATCGCGATCGACGAAAACACACCCAATGATGACTACGCAGCAATTGCCCAACAATTACCTGCCAATGGCACCTATCGGTTAATTGCAAACTCTCGCGCCGAGAAGCAAAAAGGAGCTTACACTGTCAGCGTTACCCCCTTGATCTTGTTACGGCATGGGGAGCTTGCGACTGGAAACCGTAAACTCAAAAATGGTGCTTTATACCAGGATTACGATTTTCAGGCAAAAGCAAACCAGACCATTAAGATTGTTACCTACAGTCCTGACTTTGCGCCCTATCTGGTGCTGCTGAATGCGGATGGGAAAGTGATTGATGAAAGTCGGGGATCTGCCCACGATAAAGACAGTGCCTCTCTGTGGATCACCTTACCCCGTGCTGGCTCCTATAAAGTAGCGGTCATGACGCAGAAACCAGGTGCAGAAGGCAAATATAGTTTGATGGTTCAGTAA
- a CDS encoding S1C family serine protease, which translates to MARQYCKTGSQLVRWIVSGMVITSAAIATASLNELVATTPNGVYLNSASATTKSIGEKVIEKAGPAVVSIQTSEGGGSGIIIQPNGLVLTNAHVVRGERTVTVVLKDGKKAKADVIALGQDCVDLALVQIRNQTNLPSISFAPGNSVRPGQPVFAIGSPLGEEMSGSLTQGIVSKLHPARNLIQSSVPLNPGNSGGPLLNDEGALIGVNTFIRRHTQAISFSIALDQVQVFLDDYKQGRTTSVAAKAAQKEEIVAIAVNGSKTSGKLTQSDRVACNHGELL; encoded by the coding sequence ATGGCACGCCAATACTGCAAAACAGGCTCTCAGTTGGTTCGTTGGATAGTATCGGGAATGGTGATAACGAGTGCGGCGATCGCCACTGCCAGCCTGAACGAACTGGTTGCAACTACTCCCAATGGAGTTTACCTCAACTCTGCCTCGGCAACAACCAAATCGATTGGGGAGAAAGTCATCGAAAAGGCTGGTCCTGCGGTGGTTTCGATTCAAACATCTGAGGGTGGGGGGAGTGGAATTATCATTCAACCAAACGGACTGGTATTGACCAATGCTCACGTGGTGCGGGGAGAGCGCACAGTGACGGTTGTGCTCAAAGATGGCAAAAAGGCAAAGGCAGATGTCATTGCGCTGGGTCAGGACTGCGTTGACCTGGCATTGGTCCAAATTCGCAATCAAACTAACCTGCCTTCGATTTCATTTGCCCCTGGCAATTCGGTTCGTCCGGGGCAGCCCGTGTTTGCGATCGGCAGTCCTTTGGGTGAGGAAATGAGCGGTTCTTTAACCCAGGGAATCGTGAGCAAACTGCATCCAGCTCGAAACTTGATCCAATCCAGCGTTCCGCTGAATCCAGGCAATTCAGGAGGTCCATTGTTGAATGATGAGGGGGCGTTAATTGGGGTTAACACCTTCATTCGCAGGCATACGCAAGCGATCTCATTCTCAATTGCCCTCGATCAAGTCCAGGTATTTTTGGACGATTACAAACAGGGACGGACAACTTCTGTTGCCGCTAAGGCAGCCCAAAAAGAGGAGATTGTGGCGATCGCGGTCAACGGCTCCAAAACATCGGGTAAGTTAACCCAGAGCGATCGGGTTGCCTGTAACCACGGCGAGTTACTTTGA
- a CDS encoding DUF928 domain-containing protein gives MKRVSRSTMLWAAVALILLDSVNLPQAIADSPFQTKDYKSGGGPSPKPGRVGTIRYVPGGGAPPRGTRLGGRRGGSCQPNSASDRQVVALAPEIDVPQNSNVSVKAPSGQTSSDHPTLWFYVPYTRLDVLTVKTVEFTLNVEEGDRTTPYRTKVNLPEKPGVIGVQMPPNFPALKIDQWYTWSFSVICNDSTDSDRAEQVTGLIQRVALAPAVKQQIETASPQEQVRLYAENGIWFDALTTLGELRRANPIDSTLQEAWSRLLEGGGLQTTASEPIAK, from the coding sequence ATGAAACGAGTTTCTCGCTCAACCATGCTATGGGCAGCGGTTGCGTTGATCCTTCTTGATAGCGTGAATTTGCCCCAGGCGATCGCAGATTCCCCTTTTCAAACTAAAGATTACAAATCTGGGGGAGGCCCCAGCCCTAAGCCTGGTCGAGTAGGTACCATCCGATATGTACCGGGTGGAGGTGCGCCACCCAGGGGAACCAGACTCGGCGGGCGTAGGGGTGGCAGTTGCCAACCCAATTCTGCCAGCGATCGTCAAGTGGTTGCCCTAGCACCTGAAATTGATGTTCCACAAAATTCAAATGTGTCTGTCAAAGCACCCTCTGGTCAAACCAGTTCAGACCATCCAACATTGTGGTTTTATGTGCCTTACACCCGTCTGGATGTTTTAACCGTCAAAACGGTTGAATTCACACTGAACGTGGAAGAGGGTGACAGAACGACTCCTTACCGAACCAAGGTGAATTTACCCGAAAAGCCTGGTGTGATTGGGGTACAGATGCCACCCAACTTTCCTGCTTTAAAGATCGACCAATGGTACACCTGGTCTTTCAGTGTCATATGCAATGACTCAACCGATAGCGATCGGGCTGAGCAGGTGACAGGTTTGATTCAGCGAGTTGCCCTCGCTCCTGCTGTGAAGCAGCAGATAGAAACAGCCTCTCCTCAGGAGCAAGTCAGGCTCTATGCCGAAAATGGGATCTGGTTTGACGCTCTAACAACCCTGGGAGAGCTACGACGAGCCAATCCAATTGATTCCACGCTTCAGGAGGCATGGAGCAGGCTGTTAGAAGGAGGTGGATTGCAGACAACCGCTTCCGAGCCGATCGCGAAATAA